The proteins below come from a single Acidovorax sp. NCPPB 4044 genomic window:
- the czcI gene encoding cation efflux protein, CzcI family, which translates to MRRWLLIFLLTLLPLQFTWAEAAGYCAHEPTAASQHFGHHVHQHEGPADSGVDGAALSGDADQDCSACHAGCAIALIARSQPDVPALRAEHALRTQGTPLAPPPALPDRPNWPRLA; encoded by the coding sequence ATGCGCCGCTGGTTGCTCATTTTCCTGCTGACCCTGCTGCCGCTCCAGTTCACCTGGGCGGAAGCCGCAGGCTATTGCGCGCACGAGCCCACGGCGGCCAGCCAGCATTTTGGCCACCATGTCCACCAGCACGAAGGCCCGGCCGACAGCGGTGTGGACGGTGCCGCCCTTTCCGGCGATGCCGACCAGGATTGCAGCGCTTGCCACGCAGGTTGTGCCATTGCCCTGATCGCGCGCTCGCAGCCTGATGTGCCCGCGCTCCGCGCGGAACATGCCTTGCGGACTCAGGGCACGCCCCTCGCTCCGCCCCCTGCATTGCCCGACCGGCCCAATTGGCCGCGCCTCGCCTGA
- a CDS encoding NADPH-dependent FMN reductase translates to MSQFTIAVLVGSLRKDSFNRRLADALVKLVPPDFTLVQVRIDDLPLYNQDDDGHQNAAVLRLKSEVAKAQGLLFVTPEYNRSIPGVLKNAIDHASRPYGQSVWSGKPAGVLGVSIGAIGTALAQQHLRNVLAYLDVPTLGQPEAFIQAKDNLFDDDGNIGEASRQFVQTWVEKYADWVRRHAKV, encoded by the coding sequence ATGAGCCAATTCACTATCGCCGTCCTCGTGGGCAGTCTGCGCAAGGATTCCTTCAACCGCCGCCTGGCCGACGCGCTGGTCAAGCTGGTGCCTCCCGATTTCACGCTGGTGCAGGTGCGCATCGACGACCTGCCGCTCTACAACCAGGACGACGACGGCCACCAGAACGCTGCCGTGCTGCGGCTCAAGTCCGAGGTTGCCAAAGCGCAGGGGCTGCTGTTCGTCACCCCGGAATACAACCGCTCCATCCCCGGCGTGCTGAAGAACGCGATCGACCACGCCTCCCGCCCCTACGGCCAGAGCGTGTGGAGCGGCAAGCCCGCGGGCGTGCTGGGCGTGTCGATCGGCGCCATCGGCACCGCGCTGGCGCAGCAGCATCTTCGCAATGTGCTGGCCTACCTCGACGTGCCGACGCTGGGCCAGCCCGAGGCATTCATCCAGGCCAAGGACAATCTTTTCGACGACGATGGCAACATCGGCGAAGCCAGCCGGCAGTTCGTTCAGACCTGGGTGGAAAAGTACGCCGACTGGGTGCGCCGGCACGCCAAGGTCTGA
- a CDS encoding family 2A encapsulin nanocompartment cargo protein cysteine desulfurase has translation MAISSSTTPSLPGVADGAPSPLDVGQLARMANALFGAAPGQQALASVPGVQAPVNVAPAGSPLASPAGLAPGIPGTPVPLGQIPGSNLLPSSPTPLASLANRVPGLLPHAQAGNGVPDHALGALPAYEPRIGSAVTGVPPAVAPAGPAAGGAALPASALSSPFYFSDLPKPGAPAAAGPREPSGLDALARLPFAVPEAPRAAPVPGSAAAGALPSAEPRFYFVDAVTLPDGYVTPLHPSRQGQGTDSGAASGRGAASGAAPTIGSSARSAFDVHAVRRDFPILAERVNGRPLAWLDNAATTHKPRSVIERISHFYEHENSNIHRAAHELAARATDAYEGARERVRRFLNAPDVNEVIFVRGTTEAINLVAKSWGVQHVGEGDEIIVSHLEHHANIVPWQQLAAAKGAKLRVIPVDDTGQVRLDEYQKLLNSRTRIVAVTQVSNALGTVVPVKQIVEMAHRAGARALVDGAQSVSHMRVDVQDIGADFFVFSGHKVFGPTGTGALWGKREVLEDMPPWQGGGNMIADVTFEKTVYQPLPNTFEAGTGNIADAVGLGAAIDYVGRVGIEAIARYEHELLEYGMRALGSVRGVRLIGTAADKASVMSFVLAGHTTAEVGDALNQEGIAVRTGHHCAQPILRRFGVEATVRPSLAFYNTFEEIDRLVAVVERLSARRP, from the coding sequence ATGGCGATTTCCTCCTCGACGACCCCTTCCTTGCCCGGTGTGGCCGACGGTGCGCCGTCGCCGCTGGATGTCGGGCAGCTCGCGCGCATGGCCAATGCGCTGTTCGGTGCGGCGCCGGGCCAGCAGGCGCTGGCTTCGGTTCCGGGCGTTCAGGCCCCCGTGAACGTGGCGCCTGCCGGCTCGCCGCTCGCCAGCCCTGCGGGGCTGGCACCGGGCATCCCGGGCACGCCCGTGCCGCTGGGCCAGATTCCGGGCAGCAATCTGCTGCCGTCGTCGCCGACGCCCCTGGCGTCGCTTGCCAACCGCGTGCCGGGCCTGCTGCCGCATGCGCAGGCGGGCAACGGCGTACCCGACCACGCGCTCGGCGCCTTGCCGGCCTACGAGCCGCGCATCGGCAGTGCGGTGACCGGCGTTCCTCCGGCCGTGGCGCCTGCCGGGCCTGCTGCGGGCGGTGCTGCATTGCCGGCCTCGGCATTGTCGTCGCCCTTCTATTTCAGCGACCTTCCGAAGCCTGGCGCTCCTGCTGCCGCTGGCCCTCGGGAGCCGTCCGGGCTGGACGCGCTGGCCCGCCTGCCGTTCGCCGTGCCCGAGGCGCCCCGCGCGGCGCCGGTCCCGGGTTCCGCCGCCGCGGGAGCGCTGCCTTCGGCCGAGCCGCGCTTCTACTTCGTGGACGCGGTCACGCTGCCCGATGGCTACGTGACGCCGCTCCACCCCTCGCGGCAGGGGCAGGGCACCGACAGCGGCGCGGCCTCGGGCCGAGGGGCGGCCTCAGGTGCCGCTCCCACGATCGGATCGTCCGCGCGCAGCGCCTTCGACGTGCATGCGGTGCGGCGGGATTTTCCGATCCTTGCCGAGCGCGTGAACGGCCGGCCCCTGGCGTGGCTGGACAACGCGGCCACCACGCACAAGCCGCGTTCGGTCATCGAGCGCATCAGCCACTTCTACGAGCACGAGAACTCCAACATCCACCGCGCGGCCCATGAACTGGCCGCGCGCGCCACGGACGCCTACGAAGGCGCCCGCGAGCGCGTGCGGCGCTTCCTGAACGCGCCGGATGTGAACGAGGTGATCTTCGTGCGGGGCACGACGGAGGCCATCAACCTCGTGGCGAAGAGCTGGGGCGTGCAGCACGTGGGCGAGGGCGACGAGATCATCGTGAGCCATCTGGAGCACCACGCCAACATCGTTCCGTGGCAGCAGCTGGCTGCCGCCAAGGGAGCGAAGCTGCGCGTGATCCCCGTGGACGACACCGGGCAGGTGCGGCTGGACGAGTACCAGAAGCTGCTGAATTCGCGCACCAGGATCGTCGCGGTGACCCAGGTGTCCAATGCGCTCGGCACGGTGGTGCCGGTCAAGCAGATCGTGGAGATGGCGCACCGGGCCGGGGCCCGGGCGCTGGTGGACGGGGCGCAGTCCGTGTCGCACATGCGCGTGGACGTCCAGGACATCGGCGCGGACTTCTTCGTCTTCTCGGGCCACAAGGTGTTCGGGCCCACGGGCACCGGCGCGCTGTGGGGCAAGCGCGAGGTGCTGGAAGACATGCCGCCCTGGCAGGGCGGCGGCAACATGATCGCCGATGTCACCTTCGAGAAGACGGTGTACCAGCCGCTGCCCAACACCTTCGAGGCCGGCACCGGAAACATCGCCGATGCCGTGGGCCTGGGCGCGGCCATCGATTACGTCGGCCGTGTCGGCATCGAGGCCATTGCGCGCTACGAGCACGAACTGCTGGAGTACGGCATGCGTGCGCTGGGCAGCGTGCGCGGCGTCCGCCTCATCGGCACCGCGGCCGACAAGGCGAGCGTGATGTCGTTCGTGCTGGCAGGCCATACGACGGCCGAGGTGGGCGACGCGCTCAACCAGGAAGGGATCGCCGTGCGCACGGGCCACCATTGCGCGCAACCCATCCTGCGCCGCTTCGGCGTGGAGGCCACGGTGCGGCCGTCGCTGGCGTTCTACAACACGTTCGAGGAAATCGATCGCCTCGTCGCCGTGGTGGAGCGGCTCTCCGCGCGCAGGCCCTGA
- a CDS encoding family 2A encapsulin nanocompartment shell protein produces the protein MSATLGGTTALGDNAARQLANATKTAPQLSTISPRWLTHLLQWVPVEAGIYRLNRVKNPESIKVTCTAKQEENQLPRTFVDYEENPREFFLNAVSTVLDVHTRISDLYSSPHDQVKEQLRLTIETIKENQESELINNPDYGLLAQVTEEQRIFPLTGAPTPDDLDELLTKVWKEPAFFLTHPLAIAAFGREATRRGTPPPTVSLFGSQFITWRGIPLIPSDKVPVADGKSKILLLRVGDRRQGVVGLFQPGLPGEQSPGLSVRFMGINNHAIASYLISLYCSLAVLTPDALAVLDDVEVNRYHDYPDTYK, from the coding sequence ATGTCGGCAACACTGGGCGGAACGACCGCACTCGGCGACAACGCAGCACGGCAACTGGCGAACGCCACCAAGACCGCGCCGCAGCTTTCCACCATCAGCCCGCGCTGGCTCACGCACCTGCTGCAATGGGTGCCGGTGGAAGCAGGCATCTACCGCCTGAACCGGGTCAAGAACCCCGAGTCGATCAAGGTCACCTGCACGGCCAAGCAGGAAGAGAACCAGCTTCCCCGCACCTTCGTCGACTACGAGGAGAACCCGCGCGAGTTCTTCCTGAACGCAGTGTCCACCGTGCTCGACGTGCACACGCGCATCTCCGACCTCTACAGCAGCCCGCACGACCAGGTGAAGGAGCAATTGCGCCTCACCATCGAGACCATCAAGGAGAACCAGGAGAGCGAGCTCATCAACAACCCGGACTACGGCCTGCTGGCCCAGGTGACCGAAGAGCAGCGCATCTTCCCGCTCACGGGTGCGCCCACGCCGGACGACCTCGACGAACTGCTCACCAAGGTCTGGAAAGAGCCGGCTTTCTTCCTGACCCACCCGCTGGCCATCGCCGCCTTCGGCCGCGAAGCCACGCGCCGCGGCACGCCGCCGCCCACCGTGAGCCTGTTCGGCTCGCAGTTCATCACGTGGCGCGGCATCCCGCTGATTCCCTCGGACAAGGTGCCCGTGGCCGACGGCAAGAGCAAGATCCTGCTGCTGCGCGTGGGCGACCGCCGCCAGGGCGTGGTGGGCCTCTTCCAGCCGGGCCTGCCGGGCGAGCAGAGCCCCGGCCTGTCGGTGCGCTTCATGGGCATCAACAACCATGCGATCGCTTCCTACCTCATCTCCCTCTACTGCTCGCTCGCCGTGCTCACGCCCGACGCGCTGGCGGTGCTCGACGATGTGGAAGTGAACCGCTACCACGACTATCCGGACACCTACAAGTGA
- a CDS encoding helix-turn-helix domain-containing protein codes for MTADLVKSFGIAVRQSRESLGWSQERLAEHSDLNRSYVGEIERGAVVASLVTVSKLATSLGVPASALLGRGEQLAEARRGDHAGLAAIAC; via the coding sequence ATGACGGCGGACCTGGTCAAGAGCTTCGGCATCGCCGTGCGCCAGTCGCGCGAATCGCTGGGCTGGTCGCAGGAGCGGCTGGCCGAGCATTCCGATCTCAACCGCTCGTATGTCGGGGAGATCGAGCGCGGGGCGGTCGTGGCCTCGCTGGTCACGGTGTCCAAGCTGGCCACGTCGCTGGGCGTGCCCGCGTCCGCTCTGCTCGGGCGCGGAGAGCAACTGGCCGAGGCGCGCCGCGGCGATCACGCAGGCTTGGCGGCTATAGCATGTTGA
- the epsC gene encoding serine O-acetyltransferase EpsC, whose translation MATFDIAGIGQRLHAVRREWREAQNREQEPAGREFPSRDAVARIVEQLKGALFPLRLGPHDLRPESEDLFVAHQLDAALQTLHGQIALELGHGTRHAGAAAEAEDREAAALSAARAFAEALPDIRRLLDSDVLAAYRGDPAARSVDEVLLCYPGVLAMIHHRLAHILYGLGLALLARMVSELAHAQTGIDIHPGARIGAGFFIDHGTGVVIGETAVIGERVRLYQAVTLGAKRFPTDAEGRPQKGLARHPRVEDDVVIYAGATILGRVTLGRGAVIGGNVWVTHDVPAGAHITQATARENGRESARESAPSQEPAGRAGA comes from the coding sequence ATGGCCACCTTCGACATTGCCGGCATCGGCCAACGATTGCATGCTGTGCGTCGCGAATGGCGCGAAGCCCAGAACCGCGAACAGGAGCCTGCGGGCCGTGAATTCCCGTCGCGCGATGCGGTCGCGCGCATCGTGGAGCAGCTCAAGGGCGCGCTGTTTCCGCTGCGGCTCGGCCCCCATGACCTGCGGCCCGAGAGCGAAGACCTGTTCGTGGCCCACCAGCTCGATGCCGCCCTGCAGACCTTGCACGGGCAGATCGCGCTCGAACTGGGGCACGGCACGCGCCATGCGGGCGCAGCAGCCGAGGCGGAAGACCGGGAAGCCGCCGCCCTGAGCGCAGCGCGGGCATTCGCCGAGGCCTTGCCGGACATCCGCCGCCTGCTGGATTCGGACGTTCTGGCCGCCTACCGGGGCGACCCCGCGGCGCGCAGCGTGGACGAGGTGCTGCTGTGCTACCCCGGCGTACTGGCGATGATCCACCACCGGCTCGCGCACATCCTCTACGGGCTGGGCCTGGCGCTGCTGGCGCGCATGGTGTCGGAGCTGGCGCATGCGCAGACGGGCATCGACATCCATCCCGGCGCACGCATCGGCGCCGGCTTCTTCATCGACCACGGCACGGGCGTGGTGATCGGCGAGACCGCCGTGATCGGTGAACGCGTGCGCCTCTACCAGGCCGTGACGCTGGGCGCCAAGCGGTTCCCCACCGATGCCGAGGGCCGGCCGCAGAAGGGCCTGGCGCGCCATCCGCGGGTGGAGGACGACGTCGTTATCTATGCCGGCGCCACCATCCTCGGCCGGGTCACCCTGGGCCGCGGTGCCGTCATCGGCGGCAATGTCTGGGTGACCCATGACGTGCCCGCCGGCGCGCACATCACGCAGGCGACGGCCCGGGAAAACGGCCGGGAAAGTGCCCGGGAGAGCGCACCTTCCCAGGAACCGGCGGGGAGGGCGGGCGCATGA
- a CDS encoding rhodanese-like domain-containing protein, protein MSSAAALETVLPTELETAREQAQREGLAYAGGVSPPVAWRLHQGGEAVLVDVRSAEERKFVGHVPGSLHVPWATGTALTRNPRFARELEAKLAAHGGRNAVALLLCRSGKRSVLAAQAAAQAGFGSVFNVLEGFEGELDALQHRGSDDGWRFHGLPWVQD, encoded by the coding sequence ATGTCGTCCGCCGCTGCCCTCGAAACTGTTCTGCCGACCGAACTGGAAACTGCACGCGAGCAGGCCCAGCGCGAAGGTCTGGCGTATGCCGGAGGGGTCTCGCCGCCCGTCGCCTGGCGGCTGCACCAGGGGGGCGAGGCCGTGCTGGTGGACGTGCGCTCGGCGGAGGAACGCAAATTCGTCGGACACGTGCCGGGTTCGCTGCATGTGCCATGGGCCACGGGCACGGCCCTCACCCGCAATCCGCGCTTCGCGCGAGAGCTGGAGGCCAAGCTGGCCGCACACGGCGGACGCAACGCCGTGGCGCTGCTGCTGTGCCGCAGCGGCAAGCGGTCCGTGCTGGCCGCTCAGGCAGCGGCGCAGGCAGGCTTTGGCAGCGTGTTCAATGTGCTCGAAGGCTTCGAGGGAGAACTGGACGCGCTGCAGCACCGCGGCAGCGACGACGGCTGGCGCTTCCATGGCCTGCCCTGGGTGCAGGACTGA
- a CDS encoding MetQ/NlpA family ABC transporter substrate-binding protein, with the protein MNKRSLLQSALAIAFAAGFCTPVLAQDKPLKIGVTAGPHAQIFEQVKKVAEKDGLKIQIVEFSDYVQPNAALAAGDLDANSYQHKPYLDAQVKDRGYKLVSVGYTVNFPIGLYSKKVKKLEDLKEGARFGIPNDPTNGGRVLLVLQDKGLIKLKDGAGLKATPLDVTSNPKKLKFVELDAAQLARSLDDLDAAAINTNFALSAGLNPKTDAIAQESAKSPYVNLIAVREADKDKPWVGKLVKAYQSDEIRQYIETQFKGAVLAGW; encoded by the coding sequence GTGAACAAGCGCTCCCTGCTGCAGTCGGCCCTGGCCATCGCTTTCGCCGCCGGCTTCTGCACCCCCGTCCTGGCGCAGGACAAGCCGCTCAAGATCGGCGTGACGGCCGGCCCGCACGCGCAGATCTTCGAACAGGTGAAGAAGGTGGCCGAGAAAGACGGCCTGAAGATCCAGATCGTCGAATTCAGCGACTACGTGCAGCCCAACGCGGCGCTGGCCGCCGGCGACCTCGACGCCAACAGCTACCAGCACAAGCCCTACCTCGACGCGCAGGTGAAGGACCGCGGCTACAAGCTCGTCTCGGTCGGCTATACGGTCAACTTCCCCATCGGCCTCTACTCCAAGAAGGTCAAGAAGCTCGAAGACCTGAAAGAGGGCGCGCGCTTCGGCATTCCCAACGATCCGACCAATGGCGGCCGTGTGCTGCTGGTGTTGCAGGACAAGGGGCTCATCAAGCTGAAGGACGGCGCGGGCCTCAAGGCCACGCCGCTGGACGTGACATCCAACCCCAAGAAGCTGAAGTTCGTCGAACTCGACGCCGCGCAGCTGGCGCGTTCGCTCGACGACCTGGATGCCGCCGCCATCAACACCAATTTCGCGCTGTCCGCGGGCCTCAACCCCAAGACCGATGCCATCGCCCAGGAAAGCGCCAAGAGCCCGTACGTGAACCTGATCGCCGTGCGCGAGGCCGACAAGGACAAGCCCTGGGTGGGCAAGCTCGTGAAGGCCTACCAGTCGGATGAGATCCGCCAGTACATCGAAACCCAGTTCAAGGGCGCGGTGCTCGCGGGCTGGTAA
- a CDS encoding methionine ABC transporter permease encodes MFENFSEMMLELFVSSLWETLVMVGISGLVGALIGIPLGVFLRLTDRGGVLENGPANKIVGWIVNAVRSTPFIILLVAIIPFTRLITGSSIGTAAAVVPLTIAAAPFVARLVEASLREVDNGLIEAAQAMGATTSQIVWKVLLPEALPGIVAGLTITFVSLTGYSAMAGAIGGGGLGDLGIRYGYQRFLPDIMLAVVVVLIFFVQAVQSLGDWAVRRLSHR; translated from the coding sequence ATGTTCGAGAATTTTTCGGAAATGATGCTGGAGCTGTTCGTCAGCTCGCTGTGGGAGACGCTCGTGATGGTGGGCATCTCGGGCCTCGTGGGTGCGCTCATCGGCATCCCGCTGGGCGTGTTCCTGCGCCTGACCGACCGCGGCGGCGTGCTGGAGAACGGCCCCGCCAACAAGATCGTCGGCTGGATCGTGAACGCCGTGCGCTCCACGCCGTTCATCATCTTGCTGGTGGCGATCATCCCGTTCACGCGCCTCATCACGGGCTCCTCGATCGGCACGGCGGCCGCCGTGGTGCCGCTCACCATCGCCGCGGCCCCCTTCGTGGCGCGGCTGGTGGAAGCCTCGCTGCGCGAAGTGGACAACGGCCTCATCGAGGCCGCGCAGGCCATGGGCGCGACCACCTCGCAGATCGTCTGGAAGGTGCTGTTGCCCGAGGCGCTGCCCGGCATCGTAGCAGGCCTGACCATCACCTTCGTGAGCCTCACGGGCTATTCGGCCATGGCCGGGGCCATCGGCGGCGGCGGCCTGGGCGACCTGGGCATCCGCTACGGCTACCAGCGCTTCCTGCCCGACATCATGCTGGCCGTGGTGGTGGTGCTGATCTTCTTCGTGCAGGCCGTGCAGAGCCTGGGCGATTGGGCGGTGCGCCGGCTGAGCCACCGCTGA
- a CDS encoding methionine ABC transporter ATP-binding protein → MIDLRGITQIYQGPTGPVEALRGIDLHIQPGEVFGIIGRSGAGKSSLVRVINLLNRPTAGEVIVAGRDLTKLGDADLRAARRDIGMVFQHFNLLSSRTVFDNAALPLELAGMDRAAIRERVNPLLELVGLSHLATRYPAQISGGQKQRVGIARALASRPKVLLSDEATSALDPETTRSILALLRQVNRELGLTVVLITHQMQVIKQVADRVAVIDAGRIVEQGPVLEVFTRPQQPITRSLIDEIVPQDLPESVLDHVRHLAAQLIAQGQGGVGRLLRLSYAGERAYQPILSRLIREHGLDLSILHGQIDEIQGQTFGSLAVYASGESARLGQAVAQLRAEGVVVEEVTVEG, encoded by the coding sequence ATGATCGACTTACGGGGTATCACCCAGATTTACCAGGGCCCGACCGGGCCCGTGGAAGCCTTGCGGGGCATCGACCTGCACATCCAGCCGGGCGAGGTGTTCGGCATCATCGGCCGCAGCGGCGCGGGCAAGAGTTCGCTCGTGCGCGTCATCAACCTGCTGAACCGGCCCACGGCCGGCGAGGTCATCGTCGCGGGCCGGGACCTCACGAAACTCGGCGATGCCGACCTGCGCGCGGCGCGGCGCGACATCGGCATGGTGTTCCAGCACTTCAACCTGCTCTCGTCGCGCACGGTCTTCGACAACGCGGCGCTGCCGCTGGAGCTGGCCGGCATGGACCGCGCCGCCATCCGCGAGCGCGTGAACCCGCTGCTCGAACTGGTGGGCCTGTCGCACCTGGCCACCCGCTATCCCGCGCAGATCAGCGGCGGGCAGAAGCAGCGTGTGGGCATCGCGCGCGCGCTCGCCAGCCGCCCCAAGGTGCTGCTCTCCGACGAGGCCACCTCCGCGCTCGACCCCGAGACCACGCGCTCCATCCTGGCGCTGCTGCGGCAGGTGAACCGGGAGCTGGGCCTCACCGTGGTGCTCATCACCCACCAGATGCAGGTCATCAAGCAGGTGGCCGACCGCGTGGCCGTCATCGACGCGGGCCGCATCGTGGAGCAGGGCCCCGTGCTGGAGGTATTCACGCGCCCGCAGCAGCCCATTACCCGGAGCCTGATCGACGAGATCGTGCCGCAGGACCTGCCCGAGAGCGTGCTGGACCACGTGCGCCACCTCGCCGCGCAACTCATCGCGCAGGGGCAGGGCGGCGTGGGCCGGCTGCTGCGCCTGTCGTACGCGGGCGAGCGCGCCTACCAGCCCATCCTCTCGCGCCTGATCCGCGAGCACGGGCTGGACCTGTCCATCCTGCACGGGCAGATCGACGAGATCCAGGGCCAGACCTTCGGCTCGCTGGCGGTGTATGCCAGCGGCGAAAGCGCCCGGCTGGGCCAGGCCGTCGCGCAGTTGCGCGCCGAGGGCGTGGTGGTGGAAGAAGTGACTGTGGAAGGCTGA
- a CDS encoding hybrid sensor histidine kinase/response regulator: MAASFRTPSTFPHTASAMSERVRAHDWAATPLGPIDGWPEVLRVAAQMVLASQFPKCLVWGPAMTAIYNDAFRTILGGKPDVLGEPFYEIWAEAWETIRPIAERALAGESMYYEDFPLRVQRGGQEEQAYFTFCYSPVHDGAGNVAGFMDTVIETTGKFTAQQRLKELASSLEQQVADRTADRNRLWLLSDAMLVVARLDGTIAAVNPAWQATLGYSEDETLGRRVLSFLHGEEATRVPHDVQRLAEAAQRHQATLCFRHKSGAVRWIDWTAVPGDGFVQAVGRDVTDERARTEALLQSQDRVRHSQKMEAIGQLTGGIAHDFNNMLQGVVLPLQLIGQRHARGHMDDIPRYVEAGLASARRAAALTQRLLAFSRRQPLDVRPVDVGGSIRSLESMLRNTCGENISLAVEIPAELWPVLTDAHQLESAVLNLAINARDAMPEGGELRINGDNLPDGGQGLTAHEREAMGLPAGELVRVQVCDTGHGMSKEVLELAFDPFFTTKPLGQGTGLGLSMIYGYMRQSGGAVAIDSTVGEGTCVSLYFPRSQQVVAEDVPEGLESAAADKRPDSILVVEDDATVREFVCELLRDLGFQVMSAGSGAEGMAMLSGALHFDLLVSDVGLPGPNGRQVADFARERLPQIHVLLMTGYAEQAAMDPSFLVAHQMELIVKPFDAQALVHKVLGMVGSPKG, translated from the coding sequence ATGGCCGCCTCCTTCCGCACGCCTTCCACCTTCCCCCACACCGCCAGCGCGATGAGCGAGCGCGTGCGAGCGCACGACTGGGCTGCGACGCCGCTCGGCCCGATCGACGGGTGGCCCGAGGTGCTGCGCGTGGCCGCGCAGATGGTGCTGGCCTCGCAGTTCCCGAAGTGCCTGGTATGGGGCCCCGCGATGACGGCGATCTACAACGATGCCTTCCGGACCATCCTGGGCGGCAAGCCCGATGTGCTGGGAGAGCCTTTTTATGAAATCTGGGCCGAGGCCTGGGAGACGATACGGCCGATCGCCGAGCGCGCGCTGGCGGGTGAATCGATGTACTACGAGGACTTTCCGCTCCGGGTGCAACGCGGCGGCCAGGAAGAGCAGGCCTATTTCACCTTCTGCTACAGCCCCGTCCACGACGGCGCCGGCAACGTGGCGGGCTTCATGGACACCGTGATCGAGACCACCGGCAAATTCACGGCGCAGCAGCGCCTGAAGGAGCTGGCCTCTTCCCTGGAGCAGCAGGTGGCCGACCGCACGGCCGACCGCAACCGGCTCTGGCTGCTGTCGGACGCGATGCTCGTGGTGGCCCGGCTGGACGGCACCATCGCCGCCGTCAACCCCGCCTGGCAGGCCACGCTGGGCTACTCGGAGGACGAGACCCTGGGCCGGCGCGTGCTGTCCTTCCTGCACGGCGAAGAAGCCACGCGGGTGCCGCACGACGTGCAGCGCCTGGCCGAGGCCGCCCAGCGCCACCAGGCCACGCTGTGCTTTCGCCACAAGAGCGGTGCCGTCCGCTGGATCGACTGGACGGCCGTGCCCGGCGACGGCTTCGTGCAGGCCGTCGGACGCGACGTGACCGACGAGCGCGCGCGCACCGAGGCCCTGTTGCAGTCACAGGACCGGGTGCGGCACAGCCAGAAGATGGAAGCGATCGGCCAGCTCACGGGCGGCATCGCGCACGACTTCAACAACATGCTGCAGGGCGTCGTGCTGCCCCTGCAGCTGATCGGCCAGCGCCATGCGCGCGGCCACATGGACGACATTCCCCGCTATGTGGAGGCCGGCCTCGCCTCGGCGCGCCGCGCGGCCGCCCTCACGCAGCGGCTGCTCGCGTTCTCGCGGCGCCAGCCGCTCGACGTGCGGCCCGTGGACGTGGGCGGATCGATCCGCAGCCTGGAGTCCATGCTACGCAACACCTGCGGCGAGAACATCTCGCTGGCCGTCGAGATCCCGGCCGAGCTGTGGCCCGTGCTCACCGATGCCCACCAGCTCGAAAGCGCCGTGCTCAACCTGGCCATCAATGCGCGCGACGCCATGCCCGAAGGCGGTGAACTGCGCATCAACGGCGACAACCTGCCGGACGGCGGCCAGGGCCTCACGGCGCATGAACGCGAGGCGATGGGCCTGCCGGCGGGCGAACTGGTGCGGGTGCAGGTCTGCGACACCGGGCACGGCATGTCCAAGGAAGTGCTGGAACTGGCCTTCGACCCGTTCTTCACGACCAAGCCGCTGGGACAGGGCACGGGGCTGGGCCTGTCGATGATCTACGGCTACATGCGCCAGTCGGGCGGCGCCGTGGCCATCGACAGCACGGTGGGCGAGGGCACCTGCGTGTCGCTCTATTTCCCGCGGTCGCAGCAGGTCGTGGCCGAAGACGTGCCCGAAGGCCTGGAGAGTGCCGCGGCCGACAAGCGCCCCGACTCCATCCTGGTGGTGGAAGACGACGCCACCGTGCGCGAATTCGTCTGCGAACTGCTGCGCGACCTGGGGTTCCAGGTGATGTCGGCCGGCTCCGGCGCGGAAGGCATGGCGATGCTCTCGGGCGCGCTCCACTTCGACCTGCTGGTGTCGGACGTGGGCCTTCCGGGCCCCAACGGCCGGCAGGTGGCCGACTTCGCGCGCGAGCGCCTTCCGCAGATCCACGTGCTGCTCATGACCGGCTATGCCGAGCAGGCGGCCATGGACCCGAGCTTCCTGGTGGCCCACCAGATGGAACTCATCGTCAAGCCGTTCGACGCGCAGGCGCTGGTGCACAAGGTGCTGGGCATGGTGGGTTCGCCCAAGGGTTGA